One segment of Podarcis muralis chromosome 17, rPodMur119.hap1.1, whole genome shotgun sequence DNA contains the following:
- the LOC114587870 gene encoding EKC/KEOPS complex subunit LAGE3-like: protein MEGAAAAAAGGSAVSRPGLAFELKIPFPSSSLAQIALGSLAPDPEPRKEGISKELDVTEDILHVRWRADEARILRVSISSFLEHLSLVVETMDLFGPPVA, encoded by the exons atggaaggagcggcggcggcggcggccggaggGAGCGCTGTGTCCCGGCCAGGCCTCGCCTT TGAGCTGAAGATCCCTttcccatcatcatcattggCCCAGATTGCGCTGGGCTCCCTGGCCCCTGACCCTGAGCCCCGCAAAGAAGGGATCAGCAAGGAACTGGATGTGACGGAGGACATCTTGCATGT TCGATGGAGAGCAGATGAGGCCCGGATTCTGCGTGTGTCCATTAGCTCCTTCCTGGAGCATCTCTCCTTGGTGGTGGAAACGATGGACCTCTTTGGGCCTCCTGTGGCTTGA